Proteins from a single region of Siphonobacter curvatus:
- a CDS encoding alpha/beta hydrolase, with protein MKKLLVLLFLSLSIQSYAQRGSLRESLSLSSTTLGRPVQYSLFLPKGYEAGSRKYPVLYLLHGFGDDETGWTQMGDVETIASQAMASGQVPPMIIVMPDAGKSWYVNSADGKNRYEDFFVNELIPHIDSSYRTRTSKQFRAIAGLSMGGYGTLLLASKHTELFSAAAPLSAAVFTDAEVVAMPEADWKRRFTNVYPTQQKGKERLSKDWNQNSIFKILETTSPDALKSVRFYVDCGDDDHLIKGNMSLHAAMLDRNIPHQFRVRDGGHTWIYWRTALPEVLNFVSQGFH; from the coding sequence ATGAAAAAGTTATTAGTTCTTCTTTTCCTTAGTCTAAGTATTCAGTCATACGCTCAGCGGGGAAGCCTCCGTGAGAGCCTTTCCCTATCCAGTACAACGTTGGGCCGTCCGGTGCAGTATAGTTTGTTTTTGCCCAAAGGGTACGAAGCAGGCAGTCGAAAATATCCGGTCTTGTACCTATTGCACGGTTTCGGCGATGACGAAACGGGCTGGACCCAGATGGGCGACGTGGAAACGATTGCGAGTCAGGCGATGGCTTCCGGACAGGTTCCACCCATGATCATCGTGATGCCCGATGCCGGTAAAAGCTGGTACGTGAACAGTGCGGATGGCAAGAACCGCTACGAAGATTTCTTTGTAAACGAGCTGATTCCCCACATTGATTCTAGCTATCGAACCCGTACGAGCAAACAGTTTCGGGCTATTGCGGGTTTGTCGATGGGCGGATACGGTACATTATTGCTGGCCAGCAAACACACCGAACTTTTCTCAGCGGCGGCTCCGCTGAGTGCGGCGGTTTTCACGGATGCCGAGGTAGTGGCCATGCCCGAAGCCGACTGGAAACGCCGCTTCACCAACGTATATCCTACGCAGCAAAAAGGGAAAGAACGATTGAGCAAGGACTGGAATCAGAACTCCATTTTTAAAATCCTGGAAACTACGTCGCCTGACGCACTAAAATCCGTTCGCTTTTACGTAGATTGCGGCGATGACGATCACCTGATCAAGGGAAACATGAGTCTGCACGCGGCGATGCTGGATCGGAATATTCCACATCAGTTTCGGGTACGTGATGGGGGCCATACCTGGATCTACTGGCGAACGGCTTTACCAGAAGTACTAAACTTTGTCAGCCAGGGCTTTCACTAA
- a CDS encoding ligand-binding sensor domain-containing protein, with amino-acid sequence MMHYSRVYALLLLAVFLISCGQNQRGVEGVKSETQDTVTAYGPTTMVRNVRKGSNGTILIAAARGGVFRYDSTRVVEKRFTNLTTRIGSHRFWDVLEDRQGNLWFASTDAGVYRFNGKSFQHFTTEEGLANNAVTSMYEDKAGILWFATGGGVSRYDPSQADGQSFRNFTTKEGLPNNNITTIMQDKTGKLWIGTRGEACFYDGKTFTVPRTKEGKAFTNVWGITEDRHGNIWFGATIIKAKKGATLVVSVGLWHYDGSTFTKINQRGASAIIEDRKGNLWTTGDVQPNGVGAWKLLRYDQKSLSNQKPTVTEIMSIEKMLCGILEAEDGSIWFGSIHGVYRYDGKTITDFKNKAGQDSLKKLQQ; translated from the coding sequence ATGATGCACTACTCCCGCGTATATGCTTTACTGTTACTCGCTGTTTTTCTCATTTCCTGTGGACAAAATCAAAGAGGAGTAGAGGGTGTCAAGTCCGAAACCCAGGACACCGTTACAGCCTACGGACCTACCACTATGGTTCGTAATGTAAGAAAAGGTAGCAATGGCACCATTTTGATTGCGGCTGCACGGGGTGGTGTGTTTCGGTACGATTCTACACGGGTCGTTGAAAAACGTTTTACAAATCTCACTACTAGGATAGGCTCACACCGGTTCTGGGATGTCCTGGAAGATCGGCAGGGAAACCTTTGGTTCGCTTCCACCGATGCAGGGGTGTATCGATTTAATGGAAAATCTTTTCAGCATTTCACTACCGAAGAGGGACTTGCCAATAATGCAGTTACGTCTATGTATGAAGATAAAGCCGGCATCCTTTGGTTTGCTACGGGAGGAGGCGTAAGTCGTTATGACCCCAGTCAGGCCGATGGGCAATCGTTTCGAAATTTTACTACGAAAGAAGGACTTCCCAACAACAACATCACGACGATCATGCAAGACAAAACCGGGAAGTTGTGGATCGGTACCCGAGGCGAGGCCTGTTTTTACGATGGAAAAACATTTACCGTGCCTAGAACGAAAGAGGGGAAAGCCTTTACTAACGTTTGGGGTATCACCGAAGATAGACACGGTAATATTTGGTTTGGGGCAACAATCATCAAAGCGAAAAAAGGGGCTACGCTGGTCGTTAGTGTTGGTCTTTGGCACTATGACGGGAGCACCTTTACCAAAATAAATCAGCGTGGTGCGTCGGCGATTATCGAAGATAGAAAAGGAAATCTCTGGACGACCGGTGACGTACAGCCCAATGGGGTCGGGGCCTGGAAATTGCTCCGGTATGATCAGAAGTCCCTGTCCAATCAAAAGCCCACGGTAACTGAAATCATGTCGATAGAAAAAATGCTTTGTGGGATTCTGGAAGCTGAGGATGGAAGTATCTGGTTTGGCTCGATACACGGGGTGTACCGGTATGACGGAAAAACCATTACGGATTTTAAAAATAAAGCAGGTCAGGACTCGTTGAAAAAGCTTCAACAGTAG
- a CDS encoding winged helix-turn-helix domain-containing protein, whose product MRHVILTLLLLLFIRLPGYSEGGKMLVTMRKIGHEVLLASGDSTSWVWPIEAVDDRTFRIRFERPFAFTPASLIEIIQRHVSELDYLVEIKQEQSNTVVYSYEVRQPFHRKSVACLSRTPPPGTYSIQIKFAEPPVQAASITNTLPFAWLLLPILLVGFGWRLFRRERPAPAKPVIPTTLVHLGPLTFCRETQMLHLGDERIELSAKESKLLNVFVGAPNTVIDRSQLMEQVWEDEGVFVGRSLDVFVSRLRKKLQPAPTVRLVNSHGRGYKLEIDSPHG is encoded by the coding sequence ATGAGACACGTAATACTTACCCTGTTACTTCTGCTATTTATCCGTCTGCCTGGTTACAGCGAGGGGGGAAAGATGTTGGTGACCATGCGGAAGATCGGTCACGAAGTATTGTTGGCCTCGGGCGATTCTACGTCCTGGGTATGGCCCATTGAAGCGGTGGATGATCGCACATTCCGGATCCGGTTTGAGCGTCCCTTTGCCTTCACACCCGCATCCCTGATTGAGATCATCCAACGTCATGTATCAGAACTGGATTATCTGGTAGAAATCAAACAGGAGCAGTCAAACACCGTAGTTTATAGCTATGAAGTCCGTCAACCATTCCATCGAAAATCGGTTGCCTGTTTAAGCCGAACACCACCCCCAGGGACCTACAGCATCCAAATCAAGTTTGCTGAACCACCCGTCCAGGCGGCTTCCATAACTAATACTCTACCGTTTGCCTGGCTTCTTCTGCCGATTTTACTAGTCGGGTTCGGCTGGCGTTTATTCAGACGGGAAAGGCCTGCTCCGGCCAAACCTGTAATACCCACGACGTTAGTACACTTAGGCCCGCTTACCTTTTGCCGCGAAACGCAGATGCTACACTTGGGCGATGAACGCATTGAGCTTTCGGCCAAAGAGTCCAAACTACTGAACGTATTCGTTGGTGCTCCCAATACGGTGATTGATCGGAGCCAGCTTATGGAACAGGTTTGGGAGGACGAAGGCGTATTCGTAGGGCGTAGCCTGGATGTATTTGTATCCCGACTGCGAAAAAAGCTACAACCCGCCCCCACGGTACGCCTTGTGAATAGTCACGGCAGAGGATACAAGCTGGAAATTGACTCGCCTCATGGTTAA
- a CDS encoding SGNH/GDSL hydrolase family protein has protein sequence MLKKGLPLTLVLFFQVLCLAAQSSLVWWNPARHAFPVIEGQAWTQELKQPYDRLPGRAEKQVRPAVWNLSRQSAGLFIRFKSNSDQITIRYQIKGNQALPHMPATGVSGVDLYARSPHGDFWWCNGKYAFGDTITYRYTSLQTSEKGQEYRLYLPLYTSVQWLEVGIPEGKTLTPLALRPEKPIVVYGTSIAQGACASRPGMAWTAQLERQMDHPLLNLGFSGNGKLEPELINLISEIDARLYVLDCLPNLISTTDVKPAEVKKRILQSVRTLRQKRPTVPILLVEHAGYTDGHSNPVRAALVTEVNTVMQEAYAELKAEMKGSVYLLTKTALNLNPDAMVDGTHPSDLGMQQYAQAYERIIRSILNEPVGTLSTTIPKSQSRDFYDFETRHRDVLERLKTHPPRIVFLGNSITHFWGGEPKTKIVQGASSWNRLMEPRKVQNLGFGWDRIENVLWRVYHGQLDGYQAKQVLVMIGTNNLEGNTDEEITDGLVFLMKAIQSRQPQAELVWIGILPRRGQEERVHRLNQHFAQRSGELNIRFLQPGTNLLQPDGKINEAWFTDGLHPNEQGYERLAEKLEPFLVRR, from the coding sequence ATGCTTAAGAAAGGATTGCCGTTAACTCTTGTTCTGTTTTTTCAAGTACTCTGTCTCGCAGCTCAGTCTTCTTTGGTTTGGTGGAATCCCGCCCGTCATGCGTTTCCCGTCATCGAGGGGCAAGCTTGGACCCAGGAATTAAAGCAACCTTATGATCGATTGCCGGGCCGGGCTGAAAAGCAGGTACGCCCGGCCGTATGGAATCTGTCGCGTCAATCGGCAGGACTGTTCATTCGCTTCAAATCCAACAGTGATCAGATTACCATTCGTTACCAGATCAAAGGCAATCAGGCCTTGCCGCACATGCCTGCTACGGGTGTGAGTGGTGTCGATTTGTACGCTCGCAGTCCCCACGGCGATTTCTGGTGGTGCAACGGGAAGTACGCTTTTGGTGATACGATTACGTATCGGTACACCAGCTTGCAAACGAGTGAAAAAGGCCAGGAGTATCGTCTGTATTTGCCGTTGTATACGTCGGTTCAGTGGCTGGAAGTCGGAATACCGGAAGGAAAAACACTCACACCACTGGCTTTGCGTCCTGAAAAACCGATTGTCGTTTACGGAACTTCGATTGCTCAGGGAGCCTGTGCCTCCCGACCGGGCATGGCCTGGACGGCCCAGTTGGAACGGCAAATGGACCACCCCTTACTGAACCTGGGATTTTCCGGCAATGGAAAACTGGAGCCCGAACTGATCAACCTGATTAGTGAAATCGATGCTCGCCTCTACGTACTCGACTGCCTACCGAATCTGATTAGTACGACCGATGTAAAACCAGCGGAAGTCAAAAAGCGAATTCTCCAGTCCGTTCGTACGCTCCGACAAAAACGACCAACCGTACCCATTTTACTCGTCGAACACGCGGGGTATACGGATGGACATAGCAATCCCGTACGGGCCGCTTTGGTGACGGAAGTGAATACCGTCATGCAGGAGGCGTACGCGGAGTTGAAGGCGGAGATGAAAGGTTCGGTGTATCTGCTCACGAAAACCGCCCTGAACCTGAATCCCGATGCCATGGTAGATGGTACGCACCCTTCGGATCTGGGCATGCAGCAGTACGCGCAGGCCTACGAACGGATCATCCGGTCCATTCTGAACGAACCCGTGGGCACCCTTTCTACGACGATCCCCAAAAGTCAGTCCCGGGATTTTTACGACTTCGAAACGCGTCACCGTGACGTGCTGGAACGGCTCAAAACCCACCCGCCGCGAATCGTTTTTCTGGGCAACTCCATTACGCACTTCTGGGGCGGCGAGCCCAAAACTAAAATCGTGCAGGGAGCTTCGAGTTGGAATCGGCTGATGGAGCCACGAAAAGTACAGAACCTTGGCTTCGGCTGGGATCGGATCGAAAACGTACTCTGGCGGGTATATCACGGTCAACTCGACGGCTATCAGGCCAAACAGGTACTGGTAATGATCGGTACTAACAATCTGGAAGGAAATACGGATGAGGAAATTACCGACGGACTGGTTTTTCTGATGAAAGCCATTCAAAGTCGACAGCCACAGGCCGAATTAGTATGGATCGGCATTTTGCCCCGGCGAGGTCAGGAAGAACGCGTACATCGCCTCAATCAGCACTTTGCCCAGCGGTCGGGTGAACTCAATATCCGCTTCCTGCAACCCGGCACTAACCTCTTACAACCCGATGGGAAAATCAACGAAGCCTGGTTTACCGATGGGTTACACCCCAACGAACAGGGCTACGAACGGCTGGCCGAAAAACTCGAACCGTTTTTAGTGCGCCGTTAG
- a CDS encoding mechanosensitive ion channel domain-containing protein, with product MMKLVHLFFLKPQKSYWLGLLLLLSTLPVLAQEQVPILADSAHAIPDTLLFKIQKAQAAITEINAANKKEYGVNRIREGLEEAEASINPIKADLATSGSTLHAKDLQSYGLILKDAQTRLTAWQNSLSKASNDLQKRANQVIGLSQDSLLTVTETDVAEKQLYTAQLTELKIRLQRSGERTTAKLDTISRLLANVSALSLTVTDLQNQVQEQLRTSGENVYSKESPYLWEAPNRVDRTNVERIVSSSYQGQKKILSYFLNSAWDNRVLLLLTAAAFFIWVYSNFKKARKLELRQKLGDLKFQHITPVPILATLIVLFNLPPLFEPDSPSLYIELTQFCLLVCLTISLKNIVKGEDRKHWLMLVGLYMTLIVVNTLLNDSLYLRLGLLALNGTFLYLGMLIYRKLKQTPVKERLIKPVVILYLVLNALAILLNIFGRVSLAKVYSMTAVIGLIQMVGLDVFIQILSDALELQIKLSACSEGIFSRVSIPRSRAAFRRAMTVVAIILWVLVFFINLGVAGGVFALLQQILTKTRTFGSVTFTLGNILLFGVIVYVANLLQKHIGVLFGESSVTFDNKTERKSSKLVLIRLVILILGVLMAITASGIPMDRLTVVLGALSVGIGLGMQNIVNNFVSGIILIFEKPFQIGDYVELADKKGKVQDIGIRSSKMLTPQGSVVVIPNGDLLSGRLVNWTLSNSYLKTELTFKVNADADLEKVTKIVETEIGKLNDSLKNIPPEVLVNAIAADSIELKILAWVTNIYVEANFKSQLLTRLMVRFREAEIKVM from the coding sequence ATGATGAAGTTAGTGCATCTTTTTTTCCTGAAACCACAAAAAAGTTATTGGCTAGGCCTACTCCTGTTGCTGAGTACACTTCCGGTGTTGGCTCAAGAGCAGGTACCCATACTGGCCGACTCGGCTCATGCCATTCCGGATACATTACTTTTCAAAATTCAGAAGGCCCAGGCGGCCATTACGGAAATTAACGCCGCCAACAAGAAAGAGTACGGTGTTAATCGCATTCGTGAGGGATTGGAAGAGGCGGAAGCTTCCATTAATCCGATTAAAGCGGATCTGGCTACTTCGGGTTCGACTCTGCACGCGAAAGATTTACAGAGTTACGGCCTTATTTTAAAAGATGCTCAGACCCGGCTAACGGCCTGGCAAAATAGTTTGTCCAAGGCCAGTAACGATTTGCAAAAACGGGCTAATCAGGTCATCGGTCTAAGTCAGGACTCCCTGCTTACGGTAACGGAAACGGATGTTGCCGAGAAACAACTCTATACCGCTCAGCTGACCGAACTGAAAATCCGTTTACAACGCTCGGGCGAGCGGACTACGGCCAAACTCGATACCATCAGTCGCTTGCTGGCTAACGTGTCCGCTCTAAGTCTGACCGTTACGGACCTGCAAAATCAGGTGCAGGAGCAGCTCCGAACCTCCGGCGAAAACGTGTATTCCAAGGAGTCGCCCTACCTCTGGGAAGCTCCTAATCGGGTGGATCGAACCAACGTCGAGCGAATTGTCAGTTCGTCTTACCAGGGCCAGAAAAAAATCCTGAGCTATTTTCTCAATTCGGCCTGGGATAACCGCGTGTTACTGTTGCTAACGGCGGCGGCCTTTTTCATCTGGGTATATTCAAACTTTAAAAAGGCCCGTAAGCTCGAACTGCGGCAAAAACTGGGGGACTTAAAATTTCAGCACATCACTCCCGTGCCGATTCTGGCCACCCTTATTGTACTGTTCAACCTGCCACCGCTGTTTGAGCCAGATTCACCCTCGCTTTACATTGAGCTGACCCAGTTTTGCCTGTTGGTTTGCTTAACCATCAGTCTAAAAAATATTGTCAAGGGAGAGGACCGCAAGCACTGGCTCATGTTGGTAGGCTTGTATATGACGCTGATTGTCGTCAATACACTACTGAATGATTCGCTCTACTTACGCCTGGGCTTGTTGGCCTTGAATGGTACGTTCCTGTATCTCGGGATGCTTATTTACCGCAAGCTCAAGCAAACGCCGGTGAAGGAACGATTGATTAAACCGGTGGTTATTCTTTACCTGGTTTTGAATGCACTGGCGATTCTCCTGAACATTTTTGGCCGGGTAAGTCTGGCGAAAGTATACAGTATGACAGCCGTCATTGGCTTGATTCAGATGGTGGGATTGGATGTATTTATTCAGATTCTTTCCGATGCCCTTGAATTACAGATCAAGCTAAGTGCCTGCTCCGAAGGGATCTTCTCCCGGGTAAGCATTCCGCGTTCCAGAGCTGCCTTCCGACGAGCGATGACGGTGGTTGCCATCATTCTATGGGTACTGGTATTTTTTATAAATCTGGGTGTTGCAGGGGGTGTCTTCGCTCTCTTGCAACAAATACTGACCAAGACCCGGACATTTGGTAGCGTGACCTTCACCCTGGGGAATATCCTGCTGTTTGGTGTCATCGTTTATGTAGCGAATCTGCTGCAGAAGCATATCGGTGTACTGTTCGGCGAATCGAGCGTTACGTTTGACAACAAGACCGAACGTAAAAGCTCCAAGCTGGTACTGATTCGATTGGTGATCCTGATTCTGGGGGTATTGATGGCCATTACGGCTTCAGGGATTCCGATGGACCGACTGACGGTCGTACTGGGGGCTCTTTCGGTCGGGATTGGTCTGGGGATGCAAAATATCGTGAACAACTTCGTATCCGGTATCATCCTGATTTTTGAAAAACCCTTCCAGATTGGGGATTACGTAGAACTGGCCGATAAGAAGGGGAAAGTACAGGACATCGGTATTCGTTCCAGCAAAATGCTGACCCCGCAGGGATCGGTCGTCGTCATTCCCAACGGTGATTTATTGTCGGGTCGTTTGGTGAACTGGACGCTGAGTAATTCGTACCTGAAAACGGAGCTTACGTTCAAGGTAAATGCCGACGCCGATCTGGAGAAGGTGACTAAAATTGTGGAAACCGAAATCGGCAAGCTAAACGATTCCCTGAAAAACATCCCGCCCGAAGTGCTGGTCAACGCCATTGCCGCCGACAGTATCGAACTGAAAATACTGGCTTGGGTGACGAATATTTATGTCGAGGCAAACTTCAAAAGCCAATTGCTTACCCGGCTGATGGTACGATTTAGGGAAGCGGAGATTAAAGTCATGTGA
- a CDS encoding LytR/AlgR family response regulator transcription factor, giving the protein MTRCLLVDDEPPALEILESYLEGLDGFEVVASCSNAIQAFRILQEKPVDVLFLDIHMPKLLGTDLLRSLPHPPQVIFTTAHPEFAVDAFDLAAVDYLLKPIAFDRFLRAVAKVERPDQKPLPLPVEKEQSVTSQDAFLYFRADRKMVKVFLKNILYIESLKDYVKVITQNEKPLVVKQSMSALEETLPQREFLRIHRSYLVAIDKIKAYTPTHLEVAGLELPIGRLYQKEVSRVLTSSALT; this is encoded by the coding sequence ATGACTCGCTGTTTATTAGTAGATGATGAACCCCCCGCCCTGGAAATTCTGGAATCGTATCTGGAAGGACTGGATGGCTTTGAAGTGGTGGCATCCTGCTCCAACGCTATCCAGGCGTTTCGGATTTTGCAGGAAAAACCCGTGGATGTACTCTTTCTCGACATACACATGCCGAAATTACTGGGTACGGATTTGCTGCGAAGTCTGCCCCATCCGCCTCAGGTAATTTTTACAACGGCTCACCCCGAGTTTGCGGTGGATGCCTTCGACCTCGCTGCGGTGGATTACTTACTCAAACCCATTGCCTTCGACCGCTTCTTACGGGCAGTGGCCAAAGTAGAACGGCCGGATCAGAAACCGCTGCCTCTACCGGTGGAGAAAGAGCAGAGTGTAACCAGTCAGGATGCCTTTTTGTACTTTCGGGCCGATCGAAAAATGGTGAAAGTGTTTTTGAAGAATATTCTGTACATCGAAAGCCTGAAAGATTATGTCAAGGTAATTACGCAAAACGAAAAGCCGCTGGTGGTCAAACAATCCATGAGTGCTCTGGAAGAAACCCTGCCCCAGCGGGAGTTCCTGCGGATTCATCGTTCGTACCTCGTGGCTATCGACAAGATCAAGGCCTATACGCCCACGCATCTGGAAGTAGCCGGGCTGGAATTACCCATCGGTCGCCTCTATCAGAAAGAGGTAAGCCGGGTCTTAACCTCGTCTGCCTTGACGTAA
- a CDS encoding sensor histidine kinase, which translates to MKSTFGYHFIFSTKPQDRIRRHLLLWMSWILFSTLIYLPVNMRGVETPDMQVFLLTLIEAICFTIFSHAVFAYLLAYWLIPRFFYTKQFGFFLLGFIGIIIVQAVGAFAVGELVLRHYRAIIKFPFRSHSILLGLLAGVRGGTTIGGFVAAIVIMKNLVKQQEAFGQVQREKLGAELQLLKSQLHPHFLFNTLNNLYALTLKNSPRSPEIVLKLSSLLRYMLYECNAEEVPLEKEIHFLKHYIELEQLRYGDRLDVSLQISGDYTSKNIAPLLLIPFLENSFKHGTSTQLDQAWISLDLYVQDDQLFFKLINSRDVEEMPPGMGGIGLQNVRKRLDLLYPNTHELRCVETEDTFLIILNLALHSSVTRVETKSTVPI; encoded by the coding sequence ATGAAATCTACCTTCGGCTATCATTTCATTTTTTCTACCAAACCCCAGGACCGGATCCGGCGGCACTTGCTGCTCTGGATGAGCTGGATTCTGTTTTCTACCCTGATTTACCTACCCGTGAACATGCGGGGCGTGGAAACACCGGATATGCAGGTGTTTCTGTTGACCCTGATCGAAGCCATTTGTTTTACCATTTTTTCGCACGCGGTGTTTGCCTATCTGCTGGCTTACTGGCTGATACCCCGCTTTTTCTACACGAAACAATTTGGATTTTTTCTGTTGGGTTTTATTGGAATCATCATTGTTCAGGCGGTAGGGGCCTTTGCCGTGGGCGAACTGGTGCTACGGCATTACCGGGCCATCATTAAGTTTCCGTTTCGAAGCCACAGTATTTTACTCGGATTACTCGCGGGTGTACGGGGTGGTACCACGATTGGCGGATTCGTAGCGGCCATCGTCATTATGAAGAACTTAGTGAAGCAGCAGGAAGCGTTTGGTCAGGTACAACGGGAGAAACTCGGAGCTGAACTACAGTTACTCAAATCGCAGCTGCACCCGCACTTCCTGTTTAATACACTGAATAATCTGTATGCCTTAACGCTGAAAAACTCCCCGCGTTCGCCGGAGATCGTTCTCAAACTTTCGTCCCTGCTTCGGTACATGCTCTATGAATGCAATGCCGAGGAAGTACCGCTGGAAAAGGAAATTCACTTTTTAAAGCATTATATCGAGCTGGAACAATTGCGATACGGTGACCGGCTGGACGTTTCCCTGCAAATTAGTGGAGACTACACCAGCAAAAATATTGCACCGCTGTTGCTCATTCCTTTTCTGGAAAATAGTTTCAAACACGGCACTAGTACCCAGCTCGATCAGGCCTGGATTAGTCTGGATCTGTACGTGCAGGATGATCAGTTGTTTTTTAAACTCATCAATAGCCGTGATGTGGAGGAGATGCCTCCCGGTATGGGTGGAATCGGCCTGCAAAACGTTCGCAAACGTCTGGATTTGCTGTATCCGAACACCCATGAATTACGATGTGTGGAAACCGAAGACACCTTTCTGATTATACTTAATCTGGCACTCCATTCGAGCGTAACCCGGGTGGAAACCAAAAGCACCGTTCCTATTTAA
- a CDS encoding glycoside hydrolase family 5 protein, with the protein MHVFNRIGLAGMLWLGLSIPLFSQTPVQKHGALRVEGNQIVDKNGQPPQLRGISFSWSVWGGRKYYNTDVVDHLCKDFQTTLLRASMAVQPDSGYLQQPEAQMALITRVVDQAIKNGVYILIDWHDHNAEQHLQESKAFFRAMAQRYAGNPQVIYEIWNEPERQTWPVIKAYSEEVIREIRTYDPKNLIIVGSPHWDQDVDVAAADPIKGQTNLAYSFHFYASEPYHQDGLRAKAEKAMQLGLPLMVTEWGVGESSGDGKFDREQNRIWLNWMEKHRLSWVNWNITDKKETTALLQPGAPTNGKWTREHLTPAGLYIKNELIQLQTH; encoded by the coding sequence ATGCACGTATTCAATCGTATTGGTCTGGCCGGCATGCTTTGGTTAGGACTCAGCATTCCTTTATTTAGTCAAACCCCCGTGCAAAAGCACGGAGCCCTTCGGGTCGAAGGAAATCAGATCGTCGATAAAAATGGCCAGCCGCCCCAATTGCGGGGGATTAGTTTTTCCTGGAGTGTCTGGGGTGGACGGAAGTACTACAACACGGACGTCGTAGATCATTTATGTAAGGATTTTCAAACCACCCTGTTGCGGGCTTCCATGGCGGTACAACCCGATTCGGGCTATCTGCAACAGCCGGAAGCACAAATGGCTCTGATTACCCGCGTCGTGGATCAGGCGATCAAAAATGGGGTGTATATTTTGATTGACTGGCATGATCACAATGCCGAACAACATTTGCAGGAATCCAAGGCTTTCTTTCGGGCGATGGCTCAGCGGTACGCGGGTAATCCACAGGTAATCTACGAAATCTGGAATGAACCTGAGCGGCAGACCTGGCCGGTGATCAAGGCGTACTCGGAGGAAGTGATCCGGGAAATCCGGACCTATGATCCGAAGAATCTGATCATCGTAGGCAGTCCCCACTGGGATCAGGACGTGGATGTGGCTGCCGCTGACCCGATCAAAGGGCAAACGAATCTAGCGTACTCCTTCCACTTTTACGCCAGTGAACCCTACCACCAGGATGGCTTGCGGGCCAAGGCGGAAAAGGCCATGCAACTGGGTCTCCCATTAATGGTGACGGAATGGGGTGTGGGCGAGTCTTCGGGCGACGGTAAATTTGATCGGGAACAAAACCGAATCTGGCTCAACTGGATGGAAAAGCATCGACTAAGCTGGGTGAACTGGAATATCACCGACAAGAAAGAAACGACGGCCCTCTTGCAACCTGGTGCTCCAACGAATGGGAAATGGACCAGAGAACACCTGACACCAGCGGGCCTTTACATCAAAAACGAGCTCATCCAGTTACAGACCCATTAA